GGACTTGGAGCGCCGGGTCTCGGGGGCGAGAGGGGCCGCGAGCGGCTGCTTGGGCGAGGTGGGGTTGGACACCGAGACGCGGCCCGGGCCGATGCCCTCGCGGGCGTCGCGTGCGAAGAGGCGGCCCGGGGTGACGTCACCGGGGGTGGACGTGGCGCCCGAGGCGCTGCGCAAGTCGGCGCTCATGGCGGGCTCCTGGGTGAAACCGCCGAGGAGGACGATGGCCAGCGTCAGGCCGGCGGATTGAACGAAGGAACGTGGTGAGGTCATGATCGTTCTCTCTCTGTGGCCTAGTGAAGCGCCTTGACGACGGCGTAGTTGTGGAATCCGTAGTAGGTGTCCCACGCGAGGTCGGCGCACCAGTTGGAGCCACCCGGCGGAGCCTGGACGCAGTCATTGGCGCCCGTGGAGCCGGTGGTGGCGTCGAAGCCGTACTTGGAGATGAGGCAGGCGTCGCAGATGCCATCGCCATGCCAGGAGTCGGGGCACACCTCGCCCCAGGTCGGGTAGTAGGCGGGATTGAGGAAGGGGTTCCAGCTCGCGGTGCTCGGGATGCGGTAGCTGCTGGAGTAGCCGTAGGAGATGAGGCAGTCGGGCTCCACGTAGCCGTTGTTGAGCTGGGTGCTCGAGCAGCCGTACTTCCAGACGGTGTTGCCGGTCATGAAGTCGGTGGCGTAGGCGGCCGCGTAGTTGTTGCAGGCGAGGGCCGCGCCCTGGACGTTGGTCTCGGGCGTGTAGGTCTGCTGGGAGGGCGGCGGGATGGTGAGGCTGGCCACCTTCTTCGCGATCAGGTTGCCGCTGTTGTGGCAGCCGCGGCGCGATTGGTGATGGTTGAGGCGGGCGTCGTCGATGATGATGTTGCCGAAGTAGCCCGAGCTGTCGCTGCCGATGAAACCATCGGTGCTGGCGTTGAAGCTGCCCCAGCCGAGCAGCGCCGCCGCCTTGAGGCCGATGGTGTACATGTAGCCGCCGCAGTAGGCGTCGCTCGAGAAGATGTTGGCGTAGACGCGGTTGCCGCGCACCACGGAGATGGGCTTGCCGCCGACGGTGGTCGCGCCCTGGGCGCCCGCGAAGGTGGCGTTCGAGTTGTACACGCGCATGTTGTCGGTGCGCTGCTGCACGACGGCGGGGTTGTTGTAGCTACCCCCGCCGAAGAACTCGACGACGCTGTTGGCGATGTTGAGGAAGGAGCCGCTCGTCGTCACCTGGTCGGCGAGCGGGGTACCCGTGAGGTCCGGCGCGGAGAAGATGACCTGGGAGATGCGGCTCGTCACCGTGCTGACGGCATGGCCCTTGGCGCTCACCGCGCCGGTGTGGCCGAGCATGTAGCGCAGCGGGCTCGAGCCATTCGAGTGGGTGATGACGGTGAAGCTGGTGATGTTGTTGGCGTCCATCCAGGGGACGATCTGATCGACGATCGACCCCCAACTGCACTGGCTGAAGCCGGCGCAGCTCGCTCCGGGATAGCCGACGATGAGGTAGGGCCGGCCGGTGCGCATGGTGTCGATGGCGCTCTGCGTCCAGTAGCCGGTCGTCGCCGAGCTCACCGACTGGTCGCCGGTGCCGTGGACGAAGACCACGCCATCGGCGGCCTGGGCCACTCCGCTCGCTCCGAGGAGCGCGGCACAGGTGGCGCCGAGAAGCCACCCGGACCTGGGAAACAACTGCATGGGAACCTCCTGGGGGGTAAGGAAGCTGCCCAGCAGGATAGCCAAGTATAAGAATGTGAGAAAGCAAGACGGGGAAAGCCGTCATGTCAGCGCATGAGCGCGATGCGTCATGACCTGGGCGTCCTCGACAAGTGAACGCTTCGGTCCTCCACCCAGGGTGTCCGCTGTAGGGGCCCGTGGTATTCGAGGCCGGGTTGCCAGAGGAGGATTCGCGCGTGGAGAAGGTCCTCAACTACATCGGCGGAGAGCTGGTGTCCCCGAGTTCCCAGGTCTGGTTCGACAAGCCCGATCCCGCGACCGGAGAGCCCTCCACGCGGGTACCGGACTCGGACGGGACGGACATCCAGCGCGCCGTGGAGGCGGCTCGGAGCGCCTTCCCGGCCTGGGCCGCCACTCCAGCGGTGGAGCGGGCTCGCATGCTGCGCCGCGTCGCGGAGACGATTCGCGCCCGCACCGAGGCTTTCGCCCGCGCCGAGGCCATCGATACTGGCAAGCCGCTGAAGCTGGCCTCCACGGTGGACATCCCTCGCAGCGTCCTCAACTTCGAGTTCTTCGCGGACGCGGTGACGCAGTTCTCCACCGAGGCCCACACCACGGACGGCATGGCGCTCAACTACACGCTGCGCACGCCGCTGGGGGTCGTGGGCTGCATCTCGCCGTGGAACCTGCCGCTCTACCTGCTCACCTGGAAGATCGCCCCCGCGCTGGCCATGGGCAACTGCGTGGTGGCCAAGCCCTCCGAGGTGACGCCGATGACCGCGTACCTGCTCGCGCAGGTGTGCCGCGAGGTGGGGCTGCCGCCGGGCGTGCTCAACATCGTCCACGGCTATGGCGCCAAGGTGGGCGCCGCGATGAGCAGCCATCCGGACATCAGCGCCATCTCCTTCACCGGCAGCACGCGCACGGGCGCGGAGATCGCCCGCACCGCCGCGCCGCTCTTCAAGAAGCTCTCGCTGGAGATGGGCGGCAAGAACCCCAACGTCATCTTCGCCGACTGCGACTTCGACGAAGCCCTGGCCACCACGGTGCGCTCGTCCTTCTCCAATCAGGGGCAGATCTGTCTTTGTGGTTCGCGCATCTTCGTGCAGGCCCCCCTCTACGAGCGCTTCAAGGAGGCGCTGGTGGCGCGTACGCGGGCGCTGAAGGTGGGCGATCCACTGGAGCCATCGACGGACCAGGGGGCGCTGGTGTCCCCGCAGCACTTCGAGAAGGTGATGGGCTGCATCGATGTGGCCCGTCAGGAGGGGGGCCGCGTCCTCACCGGAGGCAAGCGCGCGGAGGTGCAGGGGCGCTGCCGCAACGGCTGGTTCGTGGAGCCCACGCTCATCGAGGGCCTGGGCCACGCCTGCCGCACCAACCAGGAAGAGATCTTCGGCCCGGTGGCCACGCTCACTCCCTTCGAGAAGGAAGAGGAGGTGCTGGCCTGGGCGAACAGCACGCGCTACGGGCTGGCGGCGACCGTGTGGACGCGGGACCTGAGCCGGGCGCACCGCTTCTCCGCGAAGCTGGAGAGCGGCATCGTCTGGGTGAACTGCTGGATGCTGCGCGACCTGCGCACGCCCTTCGGCGGGGTGAAGGACTCGGGCGTGGGGCGCGAGGGCGGTTGGGACGCGCTGCGCTTCTTCACCGAACCCAAGAACGTGTGCGTGAAGCTATGAGCCACTCCGAGCGAGTCGATTCCCCTCGGGCCCCCGAGCCGGTGGGCCTCTATCCCCATGCCCGGCGCGTGGGCAACCTGCTCTTCCTCTCCGGCGTGGGGCCACGCGAGCGCGGGAGCAAGAAGATCCCCGGCGTCGAGCTGGACGCTGCGGGCAACATCGTCTCGTACGACATCGAGACGCAGTGCCACTCGGTGTTCCGCAACGTGCGCTACATCCTGGAGGAGGCGGGCTCCTCCTGGGACAGGTTGGTGGACGTGACGGTGTACCTCACGGACATGAAGAAGGACTTCCCCACCTACAACCGGCTGTGGGCCGAGTACTTCAAGGACGTGCCCACGCCGCCGTGCCGGACGACACTCGGAATCACCGCGCTGCCCACCCCCATCGCCATCGAGCTGAAGTGCGTGGCAACGATTGGAGACTGAGATGTTGCGACCCCTCGACTTCAAGAAGTGGATCGACGAGCACCGTCACCTGCTGAAGCCGCCCGTGGGCAATCAGCTGGTGTGGGAGGACCGGGAGTTCATCGTGATGGTGGTGGGCGGGCCCAACTCGCGCACGGACTTCCACATCGACGAGAGCGAGGAGTTCTTCTACCAGGTGGAGGGGGACATCACCCTGCGCGTCATCGAGGACGGCAAGCCCCAGGACATCCCCATCCGCCAGGGGGAGATCTTCCTGCTGCCCTCCAAGGTGCCGCACTCGCCGCAGAGGCCGGCGGGGACGGTGGGCCTGGTCATCGAGCGCAAGCGGCGGCCGGGAGAGCTGGACGGGTTCGCGTGGTTCTGCCCCCGGTGCGACACGAAGCTGTATGACGAGTACCTGCAGGTCACCAACATCGTCACGCAACTGCCACCCGTGTTCGAGCGCTTCTATGGCAATCCGGAGCACTGCACCTGCAAGCAGTGCGGCTTCCAGATGACGCGGGAGAAGCGCGCGTCGTGAAGATCGACATCCACACCCACCTGCTGCCGCCCGAGCTGCCCCGCTTCGCCGAGCGCTACGGGTACGGTGGCTTCATGACGCTGGACCACCACGCTCCGTGCCGGGCGCGCATGGTTCGGGATGACGGGAAGTTCTTCCGCGAAGTCGAGAGCAACTGTTGGGACCCCGTGAAGCGCATCGAGGAGTGTGATGCGTGCGGAGTCACCGTGCAGGTGCTGTCCACCGTGCCGGTGATGTTCAGCTACTGGGCGAAGCCGGAGCACGGGCTGGACGTGTCGCGCTTCCTCAACGACCAGCTGGCCTCGGTGGTGAAGGCGCACCCGAAGCGCTTCGTGGGCCTGGGCACGGTGCCCCTGCAGTCCCCGGCGCTCGCCGTGCGCGAGCTGGAGCGCTGCGTGCGCGAGCTGGGGATGGCGGGCGTGCAGGTGGGCTCGCACGTCAACGGCCTCAACCTGGGCGAGCCGGAGCTGTTCCCCTTCTTCGAGGCCGCCGCCGAGCTGGGCGCCGCCATCTTCGTCCACCCCTGGGACATGCTGGGCGAGGCGCGGATGAAGAAGTACTGGATGCCCTGGCTCGTGGGCATGCCCGCGGAGGTGGCCCTGGCCCTCTGCTCGCTCCTCTTCTCGGGCACGCTGGAGAAGCTGCCGAAGCTGCGGCTGGCCTTCGCGCACGGCGGCGGCGCCTTCCCGGGCACCTTCGGCCGTATCGAGCACGGCTTCCAGGTGCGGCCGGACCTGGTGGCCGTGGACAACCCGGTTTCACCGCGCGAGTACCTGGGCCGCTTCTGGGTGGACTCGCTGGTGCACGACCCGGACATGCTGCGCTTCATCGTCCGGCTGTTCGGCCCGGAGAAGGTGGCCCTGGGCAGTGACTATCCCTTCCCCCTGGGTGAGGATCGGCCGGGGGCGCTGGTGGAGTCTCTCGTGGACTTCGATGCCCCCACGCGCGAACGTTTGTTGTGGCGTAACGCGCTCGAGTGGCTCGGGCGCTCGGCCGAGGAGTTCAAGTAGATGGGCAGTCAGGCGGTGCGTTTCGAGGCCAGTGAGGAGTTCGCCCGGCGGATGGATTCGGAGGATCCGCTGCGCCACTTCCGTGAGGAGTTCATCTTCCCCGACCCCAAGAGTGACGAGCCCGTCATGTACCTGGTGGGCAACTCGTTGGGGCTCCAGCCGCGCAAGGCGAAGACCTACGTGCTGGAGGCGTTGGAGGATTGGGCGAAGCTGGGCGTGGAGGGCCACTTCACCGGCTCCCGTCCGTGGATGCCCTACCACGAGACGCTGACCGAGCAGACGGCCCGGCTGGTGGGCGCCCATCCCATCGAAGTGGTGGTGATGAACACCCTCACGGTGAACCTGCACCTGATGATGGTGTCCTTCTACCGGCCCACGCGCGAGCGCCCGAAGATCCTCATGGAGGCGGGGGCGTTCCCATCGGACCAGTACGCGGTGGCCTCGCAGGTGCGCTTCCACGGCTACGACCCGGAGCGCGACATCATCCGCCTCGTGCCGCGCCCGGGCGAGGAGACGCTGCGCCACGAGGACATCCTGGAGACGATCGAGCGGCACGGGAAGGAGATCGCCCTGGTGCTGCTGGGCAACGTGAACTACCTCACCGGCCAGGCGTTCGACATGGCGGCCATCACCCGGGCGGCGCACAAGCAGGGCTGCCGGGTGGGCTTCGACCTGGCGCACGCGGCTGGCAACCTGCGGCTCTCGCTGCACGACGACGGGCCGGACTTCGCCGTGTGGTGCTCGTACAAGTACCTCAACGGGGGCCCGGGCACGCTCGGCGGCGTCTTCGTCCACGAGCGCCACGCCCGTGACAAGACCCTTCCCCGCTTCGAGGGCTGGTGGGGCCACGACAAGCAGACGCGCTTCCAGATGGGGCCGGACTTCGAGCCGACTCCGGGCGCCGAGGGCTGGCTGCTGTCCAACTCGCCCATCCTCCAGCTCTCCGCGCTGCGCGCGTCCATGGAGCTCTTCGACCGCGCGACGATGCCGGCCCTGCGCCAGAAGAGCGAGCTGCTCACCGGCTATCTGGAGTTCCTGTTGGACAGGCTCCCGCCCGGCTTCGTGACCGTGCTCACCCCGAGAGACCCCAAGCAGCGCGGGGTACAACTCTCGCTGCGCTTCCGCAAGGATCCGCGGAAAATGTTGGAGAGACTGAACAGCGCGGGTGTCTTCTGCGACTTCCGTTCACCGGATGTCATCCGTGCCGCACCGGCCCCCCTCTACGTCAGCTTCCATGACGTATACCGGTTCGTGGGGGTTCTCGAACGGCATGCAAGAGATTCAGCGGACTGAGCGCGTGACGGTGGTGGGAGCGGGTCTGGTGGGCTCGCTCCTGTCGATGTACCTGGCGAGGCGAGGTTTCCAGGTGGAGGTCCTGGAGCGTCGCCCGGACATGCGGCGCGAGGAGATTGGCGCGGGCCGTTCCATCAACCTCGCCATCTCCACCCGGGGGCTGCACGCCCTGCGGCAGGTGGGGTTGGAGGCGGAGGCGCTGAGCCACGCCATCCCCATGCGCGGGCGGATGATTCATCACGCCACGGGGGCGCTGGCCTTCCAGGCGTACGGGAAGGACGATTCACAGCACATCAACAGCCTCTCGCGCGCGTGGCTCAACAAGAGCCTGATGACGCACGCGGAGGCCACGGGCCAGGTGCGCATCCAGTTCAAGCAGCGCGTGCAGCACGTGGATGCCGAGCGGGGCCTGCTTGAGGTGCTGGACGAGGAGAGCGGTGCCGTGCGCGAGGTGCGCTCTCCCGTGGTGTTCGGTACGGATGGCGCGGGCTCGGCGGTGCGGCGCGAGCTGGTGTTGCGGCCGGACCACGGCTCGACGCAGGAGCACCTGAGCCACGGCTACAAGGAGCTGACGATTCCCGCGGGTCCGGGCGGCGCCTTCCAGATGGAGAAGCACGCGCTGCACATCTGGCCCCGGGGCTCGTACATGTTGATTGCGCTGCCGAACGAGGACGGCAGCTTCACCTGCACGCTCTTCCTGCCCTTCCAGGGGCCGGTGAGCTTCGAGTCATTGGACTCGCCCGAGCGCGTGGTGACCTTCTTCCAGGAGCATTTCCCGGACGCCCTGGCGCTGATTCCGGACCTGGTGCACGACTTCTTCCACCATCCCACGGGGACGATGGTGACGGTGAAGAGCGCCCCGTGGCACGTGGGGGGGAGGACGCTGCTGCTGGGCGACGCGGCGCACGCCATCGTGCCGTTCTTCGGGCAGGGGATGAACTGCGGCTTCGAGGACTGCGTGGTGCTGGACGAGTGCCTCGGGCGGCACGAGCGGTGGGAGGACGCCTTCGAGGACTTCTTCCAACTGCGCAAGCCGCACGCGGATGCGATCGCGGACATGGCGGTGGAGAACTTCGTGGAGATGCGGGACAGGACGGCGGATCCGCGCTTCCTGGTGGAGAAGGCGGTGGAGAAGGCGTTGCTCAACGCCTTCCCGGGCGAGTTCC
The genomic region above belongs to Archangium lipolyticum and contains:
- a CDS encoding aldehyde dehydrogenase, with amino-acid sequence MEKVLNYIGGELVSPSSQVWFDKPDPATGEPSTRVPDSDGTDIQRAVEAARSAFPAWAATPAVERARMLRRVAETIRARTEAFARAEAIDTGKPLKLASTVDIPRSVLNFEFFADAVTQFSTEAHTTDGMALNYTLRTPLGVVGCISPWNLPLYLLTWKIAPALAMGNCVVAKPSEVTPMTAYLLAQVCREVGLPPGVLNIVHGYGAKVGAAMSSHPDISAISFTGSTRTGAEIARTAAPLFKKLSLEMGGKNPNVIFADCDFDEALATTVRSSFSNQGQICLCGSRIFVQAPLYERFKEALVARTRALKVGDPLEPSTDQGALVSPQHFEKVMGCIDVARQEGGRVLTGGKRAEVQGRCRNGWFVEPTLIEGLGHACRTNQEEIFGPVATLTPFEKEEEVLAWANSTRYGLAATVWTRDLSRAHRFSAKLESGIVWVNCWMLRDLRTPFGGVKDSGVGREGGWDALRFFTEPKNVCVKL
- a CDS encoding RidA family protein, with amino-acid sequence MSHSERVDSPRAPEPVGLYPHARRVGNLLFLSGVGPRERGSKKIPGVELDAAGNIVSYDIETQCHSVFRNVRYILEEAGSSWDRLVDVTVYLTDMKKDFPTYNRLWAEYFKDVPTPPCRTTLGITALPTPIAIELKCVATIGD
- the nbaC gene encoding 3-hydroxyanthranilate 3,4-dioxygenase encodes the protein MLRPLDFKKWIDEHRHLLKPPVGNQLVWEDREFIVMVVGGPNSRTDFHIDESEEFFYQVEGDITLRVIEDGKPQDIPIRQGEIFLLPSKVPHSPQRPAGTVGLVIERKRRPGELDGFAWFCPRCDTKLYDEYLQVTNIVTQLPPVFERFYGNPEHCTCKQCGFQMTREKRAS
- a CDS encoding amidohydrolase family protein, producing MKIDIHTHLLPPELPRFAERYGYGGFMTLDHHAPCRARMVRDDGKFFREVESNCWDPVKRIEECDACGVTVQVLSTVPVMFSYWAKPEHGLDVSRFLNDQLASVVKAHPKRFVGLGTVPLQSPALAVRELERCVRELGMAGVQVGSHVNGLNLGEPELFPFFEAAAELGAAIFVHPWDMLGEARMKKYWMPWLVGMPAEVALALCSLLFSGTLEKLPKLRLAFAHGGGAFPGTFGRIEHGFQVRPDLVAVDNPVSPREYLGRFWVDSLVHDPDMLRFIVRLFGPEKVALGSDYPFPLGEDRPGALVESLVDFDAPTRERLLWRNALEWLGRSAEEFK
- the kynU gene encoding kynureninase, whose amino-acid sequence is MGSQAVRFEASEEFARRMDSEDPLRHFREEFIFPDPKSDEPVMYLVGNSLGLQPRKAKTYVLEALEDWAKLGVEGHFTGSRPWMPYHETLTEQTARLVGAHPIEVVVMNTLTVNLHLMMVSFYRPTRERPKILMEAGAFPSDQYAVASQVRFHGYDPERDIIRLVPRPGEETLRHEDILETIERHGKEIALVLLGNVNYLTGQAFDMAAITRAAHKQGCRVGFDLAHAAGNLRLSLHDDGPDFAVWCSYKYLNGGPGTLGGVFVHERHARDKTLPRFEGWWGHDKQTRFQMGPDFEPTPGAEGWLLSNSPILQLSALRASMELFDRATMPALRQKSELLTGYLEFLLDRLPPGFVTVLTPRDPKQRGVQLSLRFRKDPRKMLERLNSAGVFCDFRSPDVIRAAPAPLYVSFHDVYRFVGVLERHARDSAD